One Maribacter cobaltidurans genomic window carries:
- a CDS encoding DMT family transporter produces MDRTHASQLLEINLAMLFIATSGPLGRIVDLSVPVTTGIRGAIAFVLLLLFCRFRKISLNVKKRDLPVILLTGVLMASHWLFYFYALQWSNVAIGMLSLFTYPVITAFLEPILLKTKLQKMHLLLGALVLLGIYFLSPHFSLKDSSTLAILMGLISAIAYALRNIILKLKVEKYQGTTLMVYQTGTIALLMLPALFFTTPTNILENWQGLLALGVITTAIGHSLFLMTFKHFSITTVSILSSVQPIYGIVIGVIFLHEIPKNTTLIGGVLILSSVIIESFRSSKRKKVSSSD; encoded by the coding sequence ATGGACCGAACCCATGCTTCCCAATTATTGGAAATCAACCTAGCCATGTTGTTTATAGCGACATCCGGTCCTTTGGGAAGAATTGTGGATTTATCGGTACCCGTAACAACTGGAATACGTGGTGCCATAGCTTTTGTGCTCTTATTACTTTTCTGCAGGTTTAGAAAAATTTCGTTGAACGTAAAAAAAAGGGATTTGCCCGTTATTTTACTTACCGGTGTCTTAATGGCCTCCCACTGGCTATTTTACTTTTATGCCCTTCAATGGTCCAATGTAGCCATTGGAATGTTATCCCTTTTTACCTATCCGGTGATAACGGCCTTTTTAGAACCAATCTTGTTAAAAACAAAGCTTCAAAAAATGCATCTTTTGCTTGGTGCTTTGGTTTTGTTGGGTATCTATTTCTTAAGCCCCCATTTTAGTTTAAAGGACTCGAGCACTCTGGCAATTTTAATGGGATTGATTTCTGCTATCGCCTACGCACTAAGAAACATCATTTTGAAATTAAAAGTTGAAAAATATCAAGGGACTACCCTAATGGTCTATCAAACAGGAACAATAGCCCTACTCATGTTACCCGCATTATTTTTCACGACCCCAACCAATATATTGGAAAATTGGCAAGGGCTTTTGGCCTTAGGAGTGATTACCACGGCAATTGGACATAGCCTTTTTCTTATGACATTCAAACATTTTAGTATAACTACGGTAAGTATACTAAGTAGTGTGCAGCCAATTTATGGTATAGTAATCGGGGTGATATTTCTACACGAAATTCCTAAAAACACTACCTTAATTGGCGGAGTATTGATTCTTAGTTCCGTGATTATTGAAAGCTTTAGGTCCTCAAAAAGGAAGAAGGTCAGTTCTTCGGATTAA
- the leuB gene encoding 3-isopropylmalate dehydrogenase, with amino-acid sequence MRLEIAVLGGDGIGPEVVAQSLKCLRSVEETFGHSFKFKKALIGAEAIDKKGTPLPEDTLKLCKNSDAILFGAIGMPKYDGNPDSKIWPEQGLLRLRKELDLFANIRPVKVFPALIKQSPLNKKLIKHTDLVIYRELSGGIYYGNKSMDSGTNIATDTCSYSEDEISRITHLAFKAAKNRRKKVTLVDKANVLETSRLWRRVVRSIAKSYPEIELETLFIDNAAVQMILNPSQFDVILTDNMFGDILSDQGSVLAGSIGLLPSASVGTEHAMFEPIHGSYPDAKDKNIANPVAAILSAGMLLQHFKLNEEADALVAAVLKSFSKKIVTPDIMGSSKYGTNYVGDFIADNIMELDDNFNMNDENIDLGKSTII; translated from the coding sequence ATGCGTTTGGAAATAGCTGTACTTGGAGGGGATGGTATTGGCCCGGAAGTCGTTGCCCAATCCCTAAAATGCCTGCGCTCGGTTGAAGAAACTTTTGGTCATTCCTTTAAATTCAAGAAAGCGCTTATAGGTGCTGAGGCTATTGACAAAAAAGGGACTCCCTTGCCCGAAGATACTTTAAAGCTCTGTAAAAATTCCGATGCTATTTTATTTGGAGCCATAGGTATGCCAAAATACGATGGTAATCCAGATTCTAAAATTTGGCCGGAACAAGGTTTACTGAGACTGAGAAAGGAATTAGATCTTTTTGCCAATATACGACCGGTTAAAGTGTTTCCCGCATTGATCAAACAATCTCCTTTAAACAAAAAGTTGATAAAACATACTGATTTGGTCATTTACAGGGAATTGTCCGGTGGGATTTATTATGGAAACAAGTCCATGGATTCAGGTACCAATATCGCTACCGATACTTGTTCGTATTCTGAGGACGAAATCAGTAGAATAACGCATTTGGCTTTTAAAGCGGCCAAAAATAGAAGAAAGAAGGTCACTTTAGTGGATAAGGCTAACGTACTGGAAACTTCCCGTTTATGGAGAAGGGTCGTAAGGTCCATTGCAAAAAGCTATCCCGAAATTGAATTGGAAACTTTGTTTATAGACAATGCAGCCGTGCAGATGATTCTTAACCCCTCACAGTTTGACGTTATCCTGACGGATAACATGTTCGGTGATATATTGTCGGACCAAGGTAGTGTCCTAGCAGGATCTATAGGTCTTCTACCCTCGGCCTCAGTTGGAACGGAACATGCCATGTTTGAACCAATACATGGGTCCTATCCTGATGCTAAGGATAAAAATATAGCCAACCCGGTGGCCGCAATTTTAAGTGCCGGTATGCTTTTACAGCACTTTAAACTTAATGAAGAAGCCGATGCCCTTGTCGCTGCTGTTTTAAAATCGTTCTCAAAAAAAATCGTTACTCCGGATATTATGGGAAGTAGTAAGTATGGAACCAATTATGTGGGAGATTTTATTGCGGACAATATCATGGAACTGGACGATAATTTCAATATGAACGATGAGAATATAGACTTGGGAAAGTCTACCATCATTTAA
- a CDS encoding 2-isopropylmalate synthase, whose amino-acid sequence MSKDIVQIFDTTLRDGEQVPGCKLDMEQKLVIAERLDELGVNIIEAGFPISSPGDFKSVESIAKLVKNATVCGLTRAVKKDIEVAAEALKYAKKPRIHTGIGTSDSHIKHKFNSNRDAIIERAIEAVSYAKTFVEDVEFYAEDAGRTDNEFLARVCEAVVKAGATVLNIPDTTGYCLPEEYGAKMKYLKENVKGIDKAILSCHCHNDLGLATANSIAGVINGARQIECTINGIGERAGNTSLEEVVMIMRQHPSLNLDTTINSQLLFDTSKMVSNKMGMVVQPNKAIVGANAFAHSSGIHQDGVIKNRETYEIIDPADVGVTESSIVLTARSGRAALAYRAKLVGYELTKIQLDKVYEEFLKFADRKKEILDEDIHDIVEASKVNLQSIS is encoded by the coding sequence ATGAGCAAAGATATAGTACAAATTTTTGATACTACACTTAGGGATGGCGAACAGGTTCCAGGATGCAAATTGGACATGGAACAAAAGTTAGTGATAGCTGAAAGATTGGATGAACTGGGTGTTAATATTATAGAAGCGGGGTTTCCTATTTCTAGCCCAGGTGATTTTAAATCTGTGGAAAGTATTGCCAAATTGGTTAAGAATGCAACGGTATGCGGATTGACCAGAGCGGTTAAAAAAGATATCGAAGTGGCGGCAGAAGCCCTTAAATATGCAAAAAAACCTAGAATACATACAGGAATCGGGACTTCGGACTCCCACATTAAGCATAAATTCAACTCGAATAGGGATGCCATCATAGAAAGGGCCATAGAAGCCGTAAGTTATGCAAAGACCTTTGTTGAGGATGTTGAGTTTTATGCGGAAGATGCCGGCAGAACGGATAACGAATTTTTGGCACGGGTTTGTGAAGCAGTCGTGAAAGCTGGTGCTACAGTTTTAAATATTCCGGATACCACAGGGTATTGTCTGCCCGAAGAATACGGTGCTAAAATGAAGTATTTGAAGGAAAATGTCAAAGGTATAGATAAAGCTATTCTTTCCTGTCATTGTCATAACGACCTAGGATTGGCCACGGCCAATTCCATAGCAGGGGTAATCAACGGTGCCCGACAAATAGAGTGTACCATCAATGGAATTGGGGAGCGTGCCGGAAACACTTCCTTGGAGGAAGTGGTAATGATCATGAGGCAGCATCCAAGTCTAAATTTGGATACCACTATTAACAGCCAGTTACTCTTTGATACCAGCAAAATGGTCTCCAACAAAATGGGTATGGTTGTGCAGCCAAATAAGGCCATTGTAGGTGCCAATGCATTTGCCCACAGTTCAGGTATTCATCAAGACGGGGTCATTAAGAACAGGGAAACGTATGAAATTATTGATCCTGCGGATGTAGGGGTAACGGAATCCTCTATTGTTTTGACCGCTAGAAGTGGTAGGGCCGCCCTTGCCTATCGTGCAAAACTAGTTGGCTATGAGCTAACCAAAATCCAATTGGATAAGGTTTATGAAGAATTTCTAAAGTTTGCAGATAGAAAAAAGGAAATTCTTGATGAGGATATTCACGATATTGTTGAAGCGAGCAAGGTAAATCTTCAAAGTATAAGTTAA
- a CDS encoding DUF4252 domain-containing protein gives MYKKISILFIFVLFYSCGTYNSIDTFYNAHKNDDQVTAVRVPQFMLTLISGISPEMQSLIGNTRDLRYMQFPSATPARTQFLNQQMNGITSNSFIEVYRKNDNLKRNVVSIREKRNSVKEILIYNNNAESASFLYFNGDFDPIKVREMARNNEFETLGNNVMNEYLPNINPKN, from the coding sequence ATGTATAAGAAAATCAGTATACTTTTCATATTCGTTCTTTTCTATAGTTGCGGTACTTATAATTCCATCGATACCTTTTATAATGCCCATAAAAATGATGATCAGGTAACCGCTGTAAGGGTGCCACAGTTCATGTTAACTTTAATCAGTGGTATTTCCCCAGAAATGCAATCCCTGATCGGAAATACTAGGGATTTAAGATATATGCAGTTTCCTAGTGCTACGCCGGCCAGAACGCAGTTTTTAAATCAGCAAATGAATGGCATTACGAGTAATTCTTTTATTGAGGTGTATAGAAAGAATGACAATTTAAAACGAAATGTAGTTTCCATCAGGGAAAAAAGAAACAGTGTAAAGGAAATCTTAATTTATAACAACAATGCAGAATCTGCCTCCTTTCTTTATTTCAATGGCGATTTTGACCCTATAAAAGTTAGGGAAATGGCACGGAACAACGAGTTTGAAACGCTAGGAAACAATGTTATGAACGAGTACCTTCCAAATATTAATCCGAAGAACTGA